One window of the Arthrobacter sp. D5-1 genome contains the following:
- a CDS encoding ROK family protein: MLSGTAPSTQLVRRVNASAMLKAMRGAGVLTGTELMDSTGLSRATVISICDELVRLGWLQELESQRGTGDYVKGRPARRFVFDDDAASVIGIDIGATKITAIVANMAGASLSRVTMPFRTFNLPADERADVLDRIAADALKQAGVTADSVLAVAVGVAAPVSRDGEVLTVQEFWRSFDVRRIVAERHGWHVLLENDANLAALAERWQGTAQGVDNFVVMLAGDRLGSGILESGRLLRGQLGGFGELGYLDTVEGVGDTYGIAHYAARWGREAMEASTTTSLHTLCGSDPESLSAEMVFEAAAEGDDAARTVLDRLSERMARVIGSVSTLVNPDLVVIAGAVAASAHALIPGIEEKMTEFTFTPPRLATSPLGDGIVSLGAIRHALDYVEEHALDLYPASLPKHEAAG, encoded by the coding sequence ATGCTGAGCGGGACTGCACCGTCAACCCAACTGGTACGCCGGGTCAACGCCAGCGCAATGCTCAAAGCCATGCGCGGCGCCGGTGTCCTCACCGGAACCGAGTTGATGGACTCCACCGGGCTCTCGCGCGCCACCGTCATATCGATCTGCGATGAACTGGTCCGGCTCGGTTGGCTCCAGGAGTTGGAGAGCCAACGGGGTACCGGGGACTACGTCAAGGGACGCCCGGCCCGCCGCTTCGTGTTCGACGATGACGCGGCCAGCGTCATCGGCATCGACATCGGCGCCACCAAGATCACGGCAATCGTGGCCAACATGGCAGGGGCATCCCTGTCCAGGGTCACCATGCCTTTCCGCACCTTCAACCTCCCTGCCGATGAACGCGCCGACGTGCTGGACCGCATTGCCGCCGACGCCCTGAAGCAGGCAGGAGTCACTGCGGATTCAGTGCTGGCGGTCGCCGTGGGGGTTGCCGCACCGGTCAGCCGCGACGGCGAAGTCCTCACCGTCCAGGAATTCTGGAGGTCCTTCGACGTCCGCAGGATCGTCGCTGAGCGGCACGGCTGGCATGTCCTCCTGGAAAATGACGCCAACCTGGCCGCCTTGGCCGAACGGTGGCAGGGCACCGCGCAAGGAGTGGACAACTTTGTGGTGATGTTGGCCGGTGACCGCCTGGGCTCGGGCATCCTTGAATCCGGACGCCTGCTCCGCGGCCAGCTCGGAGGCTTCGGTGAACTGGGCTATCTGGACACCGTGGAAGGCGTGGGAGACACCTACGGAATTGCCCACTACGCTGCCCGGTGGGGCCGCGAAGCCATGGAAGCCAGCACCACTACCTCGCTGCACACTCTCTGTGGCAGCGATCCTGAATCCTTGAGCGCCGAAATGGTCTTCGAAGCCGCAGCAGAGGGCGATGACGCCGCACGAACCGTGCTGGACCGCCTGTCTGAACGCATGGCCCGGGTCATCGGTTCAGTCAGTACGTTGGTCAACCCGGACCTGGTGGTCATAGCCGGGGCCGTGGCGGCCTCGGCCCACGCACTGATTCCGGGCATTGAAGAGAAGATGACGGAGTTCACCTTCACTCCCCCGCGCCTGGCAACCTCACCCTTGGGCGATGGGATCGTGTCCCTCGGCGCGATCCGGCATGCACTGGATTATGTCGAGGAACATGCCCTGGACCTTTACCCCGCGTCGCTGCCGAAACACGAGGCTGCCGGCTGA
- a CDS encoding NAD(P)-binding oxidoreductase — MSRIAIIGGHGKVALHLSRILSGEGHDVTSFIRNPDHVADVTETGAEAQVLDVENSTTAELAQALDGHDAVVWSAGAGGGNPDRTYAVDRDAAIRSMDAAAQAGVKRYVMVSYIGAAKDHGVPADNPFFAYAEAKAAADDYLRATDLDWTILGPGTLTDEPATGLIQTDPENPGSGTQTSRANVALVTAAVLELPGTIHRTIAFKDGTADVVDALTED; from the coding sequence ATGAGTCGAATCGCAATCATTGGCGGCCACGGGAAAGTGGCCCTGCATCTGTCCCGCATCCTCAGTGGCGAAGGTCACGACGTCACGTCTTTCATCCGAAATCCCGATCATGTGGCAGATGTCACGGAAACCGGCGCAGAAGCGCAGGTGCTTGATGTGGAAAACTCGACGACGGCGGAACTCGCCCAAGCGCTCGACGGCCACGACGCCGTGGTCTGGTCGGCCGGGGCCGGCGGGGGCAACCCGGACCGGACCTATGCCGTGGACCGCGACGCCGCCATCCGATCGATGGACGCCGCCGCACAGGCCGGCGTCAAGCGGTATGTCATGGTGTCCTACATCGGCGCGGCGAAGGACCATGGAGTGCCAGCTGACAATCCATTCTTCGCCTACGCGGAGGCCAAGGCTGCTGCGGACGACTACCTGCGTGCCACCGACCTCGATTGGACCATCCTGGGCCCGGGAACCTTGACCGACGAGCCTGCAACGGGCTTGATCCAGACCGACCCCGAGAACCCCGGCAGCGGAACACAGACGTCGCGGGCCAACGTTGCGCTGGTGACGGCCGCCGTCCTGGAACTGCCCGGCACCATCCACCGGACCATTGCGTTCAAGGATGGCACCGCGGACGTGGTGGACGCGCTCACGGAGGACTGA
- a CDS encoding Na+/H+ antiporter, translated as MDQLALIVGLLLATVVAVGLGDRLRLPYPVLMLLLAVALTFIPGFPEFEISPELILPIFLPPLLFATAQKSSWAVFRVRWKTLLLLAVALVVVSTAVVAGAAWLMIPGIGIPAAIALGAMVAPPDPVAVESVAGRVHMPRRLITVLQSEGLFNDAAAIVIFQAAVAATVSGKEVGPEVIPQFIIGAALAVVIGIAMGWLTKFITTLVTSMVARSAVTLVVPFAAYILAEELHASGVVAVVVTALELQRHTRPQDAAERITRTAFWDVVELLATGLAFGLVGLEIRHVIRDEGTAIFGMIGMAVVICILVFVVRFLWLGLLALTARRRRNLLQPTSPKEVLILTWCGMRGLATLALALALPLTLPDGSDFPARHEILVIACAVLLATLVLPGLTLPWLMRVLKATEDGSHEQDAAKVLAKRAQSAAVAALKDHDLMKELPAEKVALVKEKMRRLHAELLDGTLQNESVAEKRKRGRELSIAVQTIALDAARQEVVAARNELGTDPEVADRVLRQLDLRTMSMPD; from the coding sequence ATGGATCAGTTGGCGCTCATTGTCGGGTTGCTGCTGGCTACGGTGGTGGCAGTGGGCCTGGGGGACCGGCTCCGGCTTCCGTACCCGGTCCTGATGCTGCTGCTGGCTGTGGCGTTGACCTTCATCCCGGGCTTCCCTGAGTTTGAAATTTCGCCTGAGCTGATCCTGCCGATCTTCCTTCCGCCGCTCCTGTTCGCCACCGCCCAGAAGAGCTCGTGGGCCGTCTTCAGGGTGCGGTGGAAAACGCTCCTGCTCCTGGCCGTAGCTCTGGTGGTGGTGTCAACGGCTGTAGTGGCCGGTGCTGCCTGGCTGATGATCCCGGGCATCGGAATCCCGGCGGCCATCGCTTTGGGTGCCATGGTGGCCCCGCCGGATCCCGTTGCCGTTGAGTCGGTAGCCGGCCGCGTCCACATGCCGCGCCGCCTCATCACGGTCCTGCAAAGCGAAGGGCTTTTCAACGACGCTGCTGCCATCGTCATCTTCCAGGCTGCCGTGGCGGCCACCGTGTCCGGGAAGGAAGTGGGCCCGGAGGTCATTCCGCAGTTCATCATCGGAGCCGCGCTGGCTGTGGTGATCGGCATCGCCATGGGTTGGCTGACCAAGTTCATCACCACGTTGGTCACGTCCATGGTTGCCCGCAGTGCCGTCACCTTGGTGGTTCCGTTCGCCGCCTACATTCTCGCGGAAGAGTTGCACGCATCAGGTGTGGTGGCCGTCGTCGTCACCGCCTTGGAGTTGCAGCGCCATACGCGGCCGCAGGATGCCGCTGAACGCATTACGCGGACGGCGTTCTGGGATGTGGTGGAGTTGCTTGCCACAGGTCTGGCGTTCGGCCTGGTGGGGCTGGAGATCCGCCACGTTATCCGGGACGAGGGGACTGCGATCTTCGGGATGATCGGCATGGCTGTGGTTATCTGCATCCTGGTGTTCGTCGTCCGGTTCTTGTGGCTGGGCCTGCTTGCCCTGACGGCCCGGAGGCGCAGGAACCTCCTGCAGCCCACCTCACCCAAGGAAGTGCTGATCCTGACGTGGTGTGGCATGCGCGGCCTGGCTACGTTGGCGTTGGCGCTGGCGCTTCCCTTGACCCTGCCGGATGGCAGTGACTTCCCGGCCCGGCACGAGATCCTGGTGATTGCCTGCGCCGTCCTCCTGGCAACCCTGGTGCTTCCCGGCCTCACCTTGCCATGGCTCATGCGGGTGCTGAAGGCCACCGAAGATGGTTCTCACGAGCAGGATGCCGCCAAGGTCCTCGCCAAGCGCGCCCAGTCGGCTGCGGTCGCCGCCTTGAAGGACCACGACCTCATGAAGGAACTCCCGGCGGAGAAGGTGGCGCTGGTCAAGGAAAAGATGCGCAGACTGCATGCGGAGTTGCTCGATGGCACCCTGCAGAACGAGTCGGTCGCTGAAAAGCGCAAGCGCGGACGGGAGTTGTCCATCGCGGTGCAGACCATCGCGTTGGATGCTGCACGGCAGGAAGTGGTGGCGGCCCGGAACGAGCTGGGTACTGATCCGGAAGTCGCAGATCGCGTGCTGAGGCAACTGGACCTGCGCACCATGTCGATGCCGGACTAG
- a CDS encoding DEAD/DEAH box helicase: MTENLNENFDAQTTESAESAVAAETTAPAEAEAPAAAAAPVENAAAESAAPTFTEAPAPKAEETEAPAPKAEEAEEEGVRFVDLGIDGRVLAALQDVGYEKPSPIQAATIPLLLEGRDVVGLAQTGTGKTAAFAVPALSRLAELHDLNGPSRKTQALVLAPTRELALQVAEAFTSYAKHIDDFTVLPVYGGSAYGPQLAGLRRGAQVVVGTPGRVIDHIAKGSLDLSELQYLVLDEADEMLRMGFADDVEQIFQQTPETRQVALFSATMPGQIRRMSKQYLNNPAEISVKSKTTTGANTKQRYLQVMGPHKLDALTRILEVEEFDGVIAFVRTKMATEDLADKLKSRGFQAAAINGDIPQQQRERTVDALKEGRIDILVATDVAARGLDVERISHVINYDIPHDTESYVHRIGRTGRAGRSGDAILFMTPREKYLLRSIEKATRQPVEQMHLPTAETVNTLRLGKFAERITETLASEDVAAFRDLISSYEEEHNVPASEIAAALAVMAQGGQPLLVKELPAAPEYQKRERSKDGFGSRGPTRALTEGNATYRIAVGRRQRVMPGSIVGAIANEGGISSAQIGGIDIRSDHSLVELPADLSADQLRALSRTRIGGELIHLELDNGRKPSGDRGSYSGGGAGGRGGYGDRENRGGGNFKGNGGFKKDFRKSDGERTSADRGGRSYSDRSERTAGSYGDRDRGQASGSRFGGHGDGARKPRTGGEGANRDFNRKGKW, from the coding sequence ATGACCGAAAATCTCAACGAAAACTTCGACGCCCAGACCACTGAGTCCGCTGAGTCCGCTGTTGCAGCAGAGACCACCGCGCCCGCCGAAGCTGAAGCACCGGCTGCTGCCGCTGCCCCCGTCGAGAACGCTGCAGCCGAGTCTGCAGCCCCCACCTTCACCGAAGCTCCTGCTCCCAAGGCAGAAGAAACCGAAGCTCCTGCCCCCAAGGCAGAAGAAGCGGAAGAAGAAGGCGTACGCTTCGTCGATCTTGGCATCGACGGCCGCGTTCTGGCCGCGCTGCAGGATGTCGGCTACGAGAAGCCGTCACCCATCCAGGCAGCCACCATCCCGCTGCTCCTCGAAGGCCGCGACGTCGTTGGCCTCGCCCAGACCGGTACCGGCAAGACCGCAGCTTTCGCTGTTCCCGCCCTGTCCCGCCTGGCAGAACTCCACGACCTCAACGGTCCCTCACGCAAGACCCAGGCACTGGTCCTGGCCCCGACGCGTGAATTGGCCCTCCAGGTTGCCGAGGCTTTCACCTCCTACGCCAAGCACATTGACGACTTCACTGTCCTCCCGGTCTACGGTGGCTCGGCTTACGGCCCGCAGCTCGCCGGACTGCGCCGTGGCGCCCAGGTTGTTGTCGGTACCCCCGGCCGCGTGATCGACCACATCGCCAAGGGTTCCCTGGACCTGTCCGAGCTCCAGTACCTGGTGCTGGACGAAGCTGACGAAATGCTGCGCATGGGCTTTGCCGATGACGTTGAGCAGATCTTCCAGCAGACTCCGGAAACCCGCCAGGTTGCGCTGTTCTCTGCCACCATGCCGGGCCAGATCCGCCGCATGTCCAAGCAGTACCTGAACAACCCGGCTGAAATCTCGGTGAAGTCCAAGACCACCACCGGTGCCAACACCAAGCAGCGTTACCTCCAGGTCATGGGCCCGCACAAGCTGGACGCACTGACCCGCATCCTCGAGGTTGAAGAGTTCGACGGCGTTATTGCCTTCGTGCGCACCAAGATGGCTACCGAGGACCTCGCCGACAAGCTGAAGTCCCGCGGCTTCCAGGCTGCCGCCATCAACGGCGACATCCCGCAGCAGCAGCGCGAACGCACTGTGGACGCGCTGAAGGAAGGCCGCATCGACATCCTCGTCGCTACCGACGTCGCTGCCCGTGGCCTTGACGTGGAGCGCATCAGCCACGTCATCAACTACGACATCCCGCATGACACCGAGTCCTACGTGCACCGCATTGGCCGTACGGGCCGTGCAGGCCGTTCCGGCGACGCGATCCTGTTCATGACGCCGCGTGAGAAGTACCTGCTGCGTTCCATCGAAAAGGCAACGCGCCAGCCGGTGGAGCAGATGCACCTGCCCACCGCCGAGACCGTGAACACGCTGCGCTTGGGCAAGTTCGCCGAGCGCATCACCGAGACCCTTGCGTCCGAGGATGTTGCAGCGTTCCGCGACCTCATCTCCTCCTACGAGGAAGAGCACAACGTTCCGGCTTCCGAGATCGCTGCAGCCTTGGCCGTCATGGCCCAGGGTGGACAGCCGTTGCTGGTCAAGGAACTGCCTGCCGCTCCTGAGTACCAGAAGCGCGAGCGCTCCAAGGACGGCTTCGGCTCGCGTGGCCCGACCCGCGCACTCACCGAGGGCAACGCTACCTACCGGATCGCCGTCGGACGCCGTCAGCGTGTCATGCCGGGCTCCATCGTTGGCGCCATTGCCAACGAAGGTGGCATTTCCTCCGCACAGATCGGTGGCATCGACATCCGCTCGGACCACTCCCTCGTGGAGCTTCCGGCAGACCTGAGCGCGGATCAGTTGCGCGCTCTGTCCCGCACCCGCATCGGTGGCGAACTGATCCACCTCGAACTGGACAACGGCCGCAAGCCCAGTGGAGACCGCGGCAGCTACTCCGGTGGTGGCGCCGGTGGACGTGGTGGCTATGGCGACCGCGAGAACCGTGGTGGCGGCAACTTCAAGGGCAATGGTGGCTTCAAGAAGGACTTCCGCAAGTCCGACGGCGAGCGTACCTCCGCTGACCGTGGCGGCCGCTCCTACAGCGACCGTTCCGAGCGCACTGCAGGCAGCTACGGCGACCGCGATCGCGGCCAGGCCAGCGGCTCACGCTTCGGCGGTCATGGTGACGGCGCCCGCAAGCCCCGCACCGGTGGCGAAGGCGCAAACCGCGACTTCAACCGCAAGGGCAAGTGGTAA
- a CDS encoding extracellular solute-binding protein — MSLGLALLAGLLSGCTGESGKETIRFTFSKREAIGFMTKLVADYNASQNDTEVVLDTSGVDVVSASFVRGNPPDIALANYNMETSRFVQRGALSDLSGTAAASRIREDLQPLMDQYGTYPDRTSALPYSIMASSVIYNKEIFAANNIKVPTTWSELTAACDQLKAAGVTPFYATWKDDWTIAQGWFDYSVGGQVDTLDFFDKLSAEGTNVGPKSAVSFQKDFEKPVGKMLELASKYVNKDAASRAYGDGNLAFSQGKAAMYLQGPWAFSEIAKTAPDLKLGTFPLPMTEDPQDLRVRVNVDLAAWIPEASKHKEAAKDFLEYLYRPEVIDAYNKSQLGFTPTKDSAAAPDPRIEGMVRYYEQSQVYQGPSVLVPKTIPIMNYTQALVFGASPTSTLSTLDADWARLAFRQ; from the coding sequence ATGAGCCTCGGACTGGCCCTGCTGGCCGGTCTCCTCTCCGGTTGCACAGGGGAATCGGGCAAGGAAACCATCCGCTTCACGTTCAGCAAGCGCGAAGCCATTGGCTTCATGACCAAGCTCGTTGCCGACTACAACGCCTCCCAGAACGACACCGAGGTTGTCCTGGACACCTCGGGGGTGGATGTGGTGTCCGCGAGCTTCGTCCGGGGAAATCCGCCGGACATCGCCTTGGCGAACTACAACATGGAAACCTCACGCTTTGTCCAGCGGGGCGCCTTGAGCGATCTCTCCGGTACGGCAGCGGCGTCAAGGATCCGCGAAGATCTCCAGCCGTTGATGGACCAGTACGGGACCTACCCGGACCGCACCAGCGCGCTGCCCTACTCGATCATGGCCTCCTCGGTCATCTACAACAAGGAAATCTTCGCGGCCAACAACATCAAGGTGCCCACCACCTGGAGTGAGCTGACCGCAGCATGCGATCAACTCAAAGCCGCTGGAGTGACGCCGTTCTACGCCACGTGGAAGGACGACTGGACCATCGCCCAGGGCTGGTTCGACTACTCCGTGGGCGGCCAGGTGGACACGCTGGACTTCTTTGACAAGCTTTCCGCCGAAGGCACCAACGTGGGGCCAAAATCTGCAGTGTCCTTCCAGAAGGACTTTGAAAAGCCTGTTGGCAAGATGCTGGAACTGGCCTCGAAGTACGTGAACAAGGATGCAGCCAGCCGCGCCTACGGCGACGGCAACCTGGCGTTCTCCCAGGGCAAGGCCGCCATGTACCTGCAGGGTCCGTGGGCCTTCAGCGAGATCGCGAAGACGGCCCCTGACCTGAAACTTGGAACCTTCCCGCTGCCCATGACCGAAGACCCCCAGGACCTGCGTGTCCGGGTGAACGTGGACCTGGCCGCCTGGATCCCTGAGGCCTCCAAACACAAGGAGGCCGCAAAGGACTTCCTCGAGTACCTTTACCGGCCCGAAGTGATCGATGCCTACAACAAATCGCAGTTGGGCTTCACTCCCACCAAGGATTCAGCTGCGGCTCCCGATCCCCGGATTGAAGGAATGGTGCGGTACTACGAGCAATCCCAGGTCTACCAGGGTCCTTCAGTGCTGGTACCAAAAACCATCCCGATCATGAACTACACGCAGGCCCTCGTTTTCGGCGCCAGCCCCACCTCCACCCTTAGCACCCTCGACGCAGACTGGGCGCGGCTGGCTTTCCGCCAGTAG
- a CDS encoding sugar ABC transporter permease, whose translation MSIITTPTTSGQDGRKQVSAKQGRQRQGSTRRVEPIFYFFLVPSLILFTLAITIPGIIGIFFSFTNSIGIGDWEFVGLTNYVAIFTDPAILQSYLFTFGFSIVTVIAVNVVAFLLAVGLTSRIRMKSALRTIFVIPMVVSGIIIAYVFNFLFSNSLPSLGAAAGIPWLENSLLANPDLAWVAIVLVTAWQAVPGALLIYIAGLVAVPGDVYEAAEIDGASKFQQLVKITLPLVSGYVVINIILGFKGFLNAYDIIVGLTNGGPGTSTRSIAMTVISGFNGGDYAYQMANATIFFVVAIVISLVQLSLTRGRNAL comes from the coding sequence ATGTCCATCATCACCACCCCCACTACGTCCGGGCAGGACGGCCGGAAGCAGGTTTCGGCCAAGCAGGGCCGTCAGCGGCAGGGCAGCACGCGCCGGGTCGAGCCGATCTTCTACTTTTTCCTCGTCCCCAGCCTCATCCTCTTCACGTTGGCCATCACCATTCCGGGAATCATCGGCATCTTCTTCAGTTTCACCAACTCGATCGGAATCGGTGACTGGGAATTTGTCGGCCTGACCAACTACGTTGCCATCTTCACCGACCCCGCCATCCTGCAGAGCTACCTGTTCACGTTCGGGTTCTCCATCGTCACCGTGATCGCCGTCAACGTGGTGGCGTTCCTCCTGGCCGTCGGGCTGACCTCGCGCATCAGGATGAAATCGGCGCTGCGGACCATTTTCGTCATCCCCATGGTGGTCTCGGGCATCATCATCGCCTACGTCTTCAACTTCCTGTTCTCCAACTCGCTGCCCTCCCTTGGCGCCGCTGCCGGGATTCCCTGGCTGGAGAACAGCCTGCTGGCAAACCCGGACCTCGCCTGGGTAGCCATTGTGCTGGTCACTGCCTGGCAGGCTGTGCCGGGTGCACTGCTGATCTACATCGCAGGACTGGTGGCCGTGCCGGGGGACGTCTATGAAGCTGCGGAAATCGATGGAGCCAGCAAGTTCCAGCAGTTGGTCAAGATCACGCTTCCGCTGGTATCGGGCTACGTGGTCATCAACATCATCCTGGGGTTCAAAGGCTTCCTGAACGCCTACGACATCATTGTTGGCCTGACCAACGGTGGCCCGGGCACCTCAACCCGAAGCATCGCGATGACCGTCATCTCGGGCTTCAACGGCGGCGACTACGCCTACCAGATGGCCAACGCCACGATCTTTTTCGTAGTGGCCATTGTTATCTCTCTCGTACAGCTTTCGCTGACTCGCGGACGGAATGCACTCTGA
- a CDS encoding response regulator, whose translation MTLVLIVEDEARIARAMQVTLQAHGYQALSVGNGADALQAVAKQPVEIVVLDLGLPDMDGVEIIRRIRGWSSMPIIVLSARHASEDKVEALDAGADDYVTKPFGLDELLARLRVASRRVVTGHEEPTLATTDFMVDLAGKRIVKDGAEVRLTPTEWNILELLVRNKGKLVSQQQILTQVWGQAYAKETQYLRVYIAQLRRKLERDPAEPRHLHTEAGMGYRFDP comes from the coding sequence ATGACGCTGGTACTTATCGTCGAGGACGAGGCCCGGATCGCCCGCGCCATGCAGGTCACGCTTCAGGCCCATGGCTACCAGGCGTTGTCGGTAGGCAACGGTGCCGATGCCCTTCAGGCCGTTGCCAAGCAGCCTGTGGAGATCGTGGTGCTGGACCTCGGGCTGCCGGATATGGACGGCGTGGAGATCATCCGCCGGATCCGCGGCTGGAGCAGCATGCCCATCATTGTGCTCTCTGCCCGGCACGCGTCGGAGGACAAGGTGGAGGCGCTCGACGCCGGTGCGGACGACTACGTGACCAAGCCCTTCGGTTTAGATGAGCTGCTTGCCCGGCTTCGGGTCGCCTCGCGCCGTGTGGTCACCGGGCATGAGGAACCAACGCTGGCCACCACCGACTTCATGGTGGACCTGGCAGGCAAGAGAATCGTGAAGGACGGGGCTGAGGTCAGGCTGACGCCTACGGAGTGGAACATCCTGGAGCTGCTGGTCCGTAATAAGGGGAAGCTGGTGAGCCAGCAGCAGATCCTCACCCAGGTGTGGGGGCAGGCCTACGCCAAGGAAACCCAATACTTGCGCGTGTACATCGCCCAGCTGCGCCGGAAGTTGGAGCGGGATCCGGCAGAGCCCCGCCATCTGCACACGGAAGCGGGCATGGGCTACCGTTTTGATCCTTAA
- a CDS encoding MOSC domain-containing protein: MNTASLLAVCRVHQLLPDSGSVGVTALDKRPVEGPVKVHKLGVHGDVQANRIDHGGEDQALYAYSQADADYWAGELQREVPAGLFGENLRVAGIETTGAVIGERWRIGLEVEVEVTSPRVPCATFQRVLDEPQWVKRFTQAGRVGTYLRVIKTGTLSAGDHIHRTFVPKHGITVGQWFSEPTPDLVQALLDAQADGEIRLQDDYHSTFDKVLRRHGLQ; the protein is encoded by the coding sequence ATGAACACTGCTTCCCTCCTGGCCGTCTGCCGTGTCCACCAGCTGTTGCCCGACTCCGGCAGTGTGGGAGTCACAGCCTTGGACAAGCGCCCCGTCGAAGGACCCGTCAAGGTTCATAAACTGGGCGTCCACGGGGATGTGCAGGCGAACCGCATCGACCATGGTGGAGAAGACCAAGCGCTGTATGCCTATTCGCAGGCGGATGCCGATTACTGGGCGGGCGAGCTTCAACGGGAGGTGCCGGCCGGTCTCTTCGGCGAGAACCTGCGGGTGGCCGGCATCGAAACCACCGGTGCCGTCATCGGGGAACGGTGGCGGATCGGCTTGGAAGTGGAGGTCGAAGTGACGTCCCCGCGGGTTCCTTGCGCTACGTTCCAGCGGGTTCTGGACGAGCCGCAGTGGGTGAAGCGGTTCACGCAGGCCGGACGTGTGGGCACGTACCTCCGGGTGATCAAGACAGGGACCTTGTCCGCAGGCGACCATATTCACCGGACGTTCGTCCCGAAGCATGGCATCACGGTGGGCCAGTGGTTCAGCGAGCCGACGCCGGACCTTGTCCAGGCGTTGCTCGATGCGCAGGCCGACGGGGAGATCCGGCTCCAGGACGACTACCACTCCACGTTCGATAAAGTCCTGCGCCGTCACGGCCTTCAGTAG
- a CDS encoding LysM domain-containing protein, with product MGLLDNVKKNLGLGDKGRGDQLLHGDKDHRDDAGSAARDAAPAEATAPAAPSAGSQAAEDAAAVGVSAADRDAAEAAAAQAAQQQAAADAAAAQEARQEGLEPDAPEVRLQAQEAASEAAVGAGQQGPVAPRVTEVVVEQGDTMSGIAAQFGVDLGALIATNADTVPNPDRIYPGQVLRLP from the coding sequence ATGGGATTGCTGGACAACGTGAAGAAGAACCTGGGCCTGGGTGACAAGGGGCGCGGCGATCAATTACTGCACGGCGACAAGGATCACAGGGATGATGCAGGGTCCGCTGCCCGCGACGCAGCTCCCGCCGAGGCCACCGCTCCAGCAGCCCCATCAGCCGGAAGCCAGGCCGCGGAGGACGCTGCCGCCGTCGGGGTTTCAGCAGCTGACCGGGACGCCGCCGAGGCCGCGGCAGCCCAGGCGGCCCAACAACAGGCAGCCGCGGACGCCGCAGCAGCCCAGGAGGCCCGTCAGGAAGGACTGGAACCCGATGCCCCCGAGGTCCGGCTGCAGGCGCAGGAGGCGGCCTCTGAGGCCGCTGTCGGGGCAGGACAGCAGGGACCTGTGGCCCCGCGCGTCACGGAGGTGGTGGTGGAGCAGGGAGACACCATGAGCGGCATCGCCGCACAGTTCGGAGTGGATCTCGGTGCTTTGATCGCGACCAACGCCGATACTGTGCCCAATCCAGACCGGATCTACCCCGGACAGGTCCTTCGTCTGCCCTGA